In Amia ocellicauda isolate fAmiCal2 chromosome 16, fAmiCal2.hap1, whole genome shotgun sequence, the following proteins share a genomic window:
- the pgap1 gene encoding GPI inositol-deacylase — MGLAAAALYGGVLALLGAALREVLLGYEDNRCSMTYMFENPEYLRVQMPRRVSQRYPGYRLFLYGEGLYAEQSRSLKLSGAPVLFLPGNAGSYKQARSLGSVALRKAEDLDGRLHLDVFTVDFGEELVALYGGSLQRQTRFVHESIRAILRLYRDLDAPPRSVAVVGHSMGGIVARALFTLPRFSPPIVSLILTQASPHQGPVLPLDSHLLDFYSSVGQRWSAGGRDLRNVTVLSVGGGYRDYQVRSGLTALPCPPDDPNKLSLVSTAVPRTWMSTDHLSIVWCKELVLATVRAFFDLLDPDTHQMTEDPVRRMAVLRHHFVRHPVRLLSELDNPALSPSASASVSFSGSSGSWMEVRTPRLSYSSPKEPRVQYFIFPLSSRRRNYSHFHCQNSNLEMTPWLFGCTETNGSVCLQGMDLSWATELLPAFKVATVRLGDLPAVSHLVLGVSNLSGRQFSVECEWLSEDARTVAVPIPHVLSFGLSVSAVTLSSAGLLHTVQLQDFHQVYQAFKITVESQCKGTKERLPSVSRLTVPWFREDSFTTMSVPSATQIFVKLHTSRPDNSSSAALQLHTAPDCQYKVSVQTSFLQVLGQVLRFCGPVLPVYMAVSVLLPCEGQLLSLLHSGRPMEMSETLGGAARLYRVELLASLLHLLLRLSWFQAGWSTLGLPPVDALPLLAPDVGAPPVPEPLSPAEGWTRPVLLLLLLLGAAVAFWGGALIRLALRLLALLLGPLHRPCVDPESWHLGFRTQMALSLTLGLVAWATCGALALATVYLLYLYKVTRLMMTERTLKHVLNLAPQQTATPAGGGEVGGPQQGQGGCNGVPLLTVSALEEVQDNLRLQLSLSSLLAPPALLAAPSLIHWLRRLRYSLQLQPDPCWPSALPLVVSAALLMNCNTHTLRRSTLLSLSCRLQLPLCVAMVTFSLQHLYRVTYFLSASLGLYALCCLT, encoded by the exons CGTGTCCAGATGCCACGGCGAGTGTCGCAGCGCTACCCCGGTTACAGGCTGTTCCTGTACGGCGAGGGTTTATACGCTGAGCAGAGCCGCAGCCTGAAGCTCAGCGGTGCCCCCGTGCTGTTCCTCCCCGGGAACGCAGGCAGCTACAAGCAAG CGCGCTCCCTGGGCTCCGTGGCGCTGCGCAAGGCCGAGGACCTGGACGGTCGGCTGCACCTGGACGTGTTCACGGTGGACTTCGGCGAGGAGCTGGTGGCGCTGTACGGAGGGAGCCTGCAGAGACAGACGCGCTTCGTCCACGAGAGCATCAGAGCCATCCTGCGCCTGTACCGG GACCTGGACGCCCCCCCGCGCAGTGTGGCTGTGGTGGGTCACTCCATGGGGGGCATCGTGGCGCGCGCCCTCTTCACCCTGCCCAGGTTCAGCCCCCCCATCGTCAGCCTCATCCTCACCCAGGCCAGCCCCCACCAGGGCCCTGTGCTGCCCCTGGACTCCCACCTGCTgg ACTTCTACTCCTCAGTGGGGCAGCGCTGGTCTGCGGGGGGGCGGGATTTGCGCAACGTCACCGTTCTGTCCGTGGGGGGCGGTTACCGTGACTACCAGGTGCGCTCCGGCCTCACCGCCCTGCCCTGCCCCCCCGACGACCCCAACAAGCTCTCCCTCGTG AGCACAGCAGTGCCTAGGACCTGGATGTCCACTGACCACCTCTCCATCGTCTG GTGTAAGGAGCTGGTGCTGGCCACAGTCAGGGCGTTCTTTGACCTCCTTGACCCCGACACTCACCAG ATGACGGAGGACCCGGTGCGCAGGATGGCCGTCCTCAGGCACCACTTCGTCAGACACCCAGTGCGGCTGCTGTCTGAGCTGGACAACCCGGCCCTGTCGCCGTCTGCGTCTGCCTCTGTCTCCTTCTCCG gctccTCTGGGTCATGGATGGAGGTCCGCACGCCCAGACTGTCCTACAGCAGCCCCAAG GAACCCAGAGTACAATATTTCATCTTCCCGCTTTCAAGTCGCAGAAGAAACTACAGTCACTTCCACTGCCAGAACAGCAACCTG GAGATGACGCCCTGGCTGTTCGGCTGCACCGAGACTAACGGCTCTGTGTG TCTGCAGGGCATGGATCTGTCCTGGGCAACGGAGCTGCTGCCAGCCTTCAAG GTTGCGACAGTGAGACTCGGTGACCTGCCTGCCGTCTCCCACCTGGTCCTCGGCGTCTCCAACCTCAGCGGCAGACAG TTCAGTGTGGAGTGTGAGTGGCTGAGCGAGGACGCCAGGACGGTCGCTGTCCCCATCCCTCACGTCCTGTCCTTCG GGCTGTccgtcagtgcagtgaccctgagCTCCGCTGGTCTTCTCCACACCGTGCAGCTGCAGGATTTCCACCAG gTCTACCAGGCTTTTAAAATCACCGTTGAGAGTCAGTGCAAGGGAACCAAAG AGAGGCTGCCCAGTGTGTCCCGACTGACCGTGCCCTGGTTCCGGGAGGACTCCTTCACAACCATGAG tgtgccCTCGGCCACGCAGATCTTTGTCAAGCTGCACACCAGCCGCCCCGACAACTCCTCCAGCGCCGCTCTGCAGCTCCACACCGCCCCCGACTGCCAATACAAG gtgtcTGTGCAGACCTCCTTCCTGCAGGTGCTGGGACAG gtGCTGCGTTTCTGTGGCCCGGTGCTGCCCGTGTACATGGCGGTCAGTGTGCTGCTGCCCTGCGAGGGACAGCTGCTCTCCCTCCTGCACTCAG GCCGTCCCATGGAGATGTCTGAGACCCTGGGAGGAGCTGCCCGGCTCTACAGAGTGGAGCTGCTGGCCTCACTGCTGCACCTGCTGCTCAG GCTGAGCTGGTTCCAGGCAGGCTGGTCTACTCTGGGGCTCCCCCCGGTGGACGCTCTGCCCCTGCTGGCCCCGGACGTGGGTGCGCCCCCTGTCCCCGAGCCCCTGAGCCCTGCGGAGGGCTGGACGCGGCCggtcttgctgctgctgctgttgctgggCGCGGCTGTGGCGTTCTGGGGGGGAGCCCTGATCCGCCTGGCCCTGCGGCTGCTGGCCCTGTTGCTGGGGCCCCTGCACAG GCCCTGTGTCGACCCAGAGAGCTGGCACCTGGGCTTCCGCACGCAGATGGCGCTGAGCCTCACTCTGGGCCTAGTTGCTTGGGCTACTTGCGGGGCGCTCGCCCTTGCCACCGTCTACCTGCTGTACCTGTACAAG GTCACCCGGCTCATGATGACAGAGAGAACACTGAAGCACGTCCTCAACCTG GCTCCCCAACAGACAGCCACCCCAGCAGGCGGcggtgaggtgggggggccgcAGCAGGGGCAGGGGGGGTGTAATGGTGTCCCTCTGTTGACGGTGTCGGCGCTGGAGGAAGTGCAAGACAATCTGAGGCTGCAGCTCAGCCTGTCCAGCCTGCTGGCCCCCCCCGCGCTGCTCGCCGCCCCCTCCCTCATACACTGGCTCCGGCGGCTCAG GTACTCGCTGCAGCTCCAGCCTGACCCCTGCTGGCCGTCCGCTCTGCCTCTGGTGGTGTCGGCCGCCCTGCTGATgaactgtaacacacacacactgcgccgCAG TACGCTGCTGTCCCTGAGCTGCCGGCTGCAGTTGCCGTTGTGCGTCGCAATGGTGACCTTCTCCCTGCAGCACCTGTACAGAGTGACCTACTTCCTGTCCGCGTCGCTCGGCCTGTACGCGCTGTGCTGCCTCACATAG
- the LOC136711796 gene encoding uncharacterized protein C2orf66-like: protein MTMLCMRVLALCLTAALIAPERALPQGPPDRWTSLDNPRNRDLFFRTLQAYFIRRGVDVAKAPGRFPGPTGRGGNSANSLYGPDPVKSAFTDYQDNKDAFTAFLQG from the exons ATGACGATGCTGTGTATGCGCGTCCTGGCACTGTGTCTGACCGCCGCGCTGATCGCCCCCGAGCGCGCCCTTCCCCAGGGGCCGCCCGACCGCTGGACGTCACTGGACAACCCCCGCAACAGAGACCTg tTTTTCCGGACCCTACAGGCCTATTTCATTCGTCGGGGTGTGGACGTGGCCAAGGCCCCCGGACGATTTCCCGGGCCGACTGGGCGAGGGGGCAACTCTGCCAACTCCCTGTACGGCCCCGACCCGGTGAAGTCGGCGTTCACGGATTACCAGGATAACAAGGATGCCTTCACAGCCTTCCTGCAGGGCTGA